CGGGCCGAAGAACACCAGGGCGAACGTGCCCAGGCCTTCCGCCGCGGCGGCGCGGGAGAGGGGAACGCTCACCTCAGGCCACCGGCACGGCGGGACTATCTTCATACGTGGGGGGCACGTCCCGCCCGTCCTTTAGCGCCTGCACGAACGCCCCGAACTGCGCCCGCTGCTGGTCCCTCACGGCGCGCCAGCGGTCGAGGCTGCCGCCCGAGGGGTCCACGAAGGGGTAGTGACGGCGGGTGGTCTGCCCGGGGTACGCGGGGCAGGCTTCGGCGGCACTGTCGCAGACGGTGATGACGTAGTCGAAGTTCTGCGGGTCCGGGACGTCCCAGAGGGTCTTGCTGGTGTGGGTGCTGAGGTCGAGGCCGAGTTCGGCCATGACGGTCTTGGCGTCGTCCTTGACGCGGGTGGCTTCCGTACCGGCGGAGTGCACGTCGAGGTCGACGCCGAGGCGGCGGGCGGCGTCGCGGGTGAGGGCTTCGGCCATCTGGGACCGGGCCGAGTTGTGCGTGCAGAGGATCAGGACGCGGGGCATGCCGTGACGCTAACACACCGATTTGACTTGATGTGTCAGGGCTGTTTGATCCGGCAGGAGGTCCACCAGCAGGTCCCCGCCCAGGCGGTACAGCGCCGCGCGGTTCAGGGCGTAGTACATGTTCTTACCGCGCTGCTCGGCGGTGACCAGCCCAGCGTCCCGCAGGACGCCCAGGTGGTAGGAGACCTTCGACTGCGGCAGGTTCAGCAGCGCCTCGAGGTCGCACACGCAGCGTTCGCCCGGCGCGAGGTGACGGATCAGCGCGTAGCGGGTGTCCTGCGCCAGCGCCTTGAGTTGGTCGAGCACAGGGGACGTCAGGCTGGTCACGCATCCAGTCTAATCGCTGCGATGTGGCCCGCCCGCAGCCGGGAGGGCGGCCCCCGGCGCGGTCAGGGCGTGCGGGGGAGCGTGAAGCCGAAGGTGGCGCCCTCACCGGGGCGGCCCTGCGCGGAGACCTGCCCGCCGTGCCGGATGACGATGCGGCGGACGTTGGCGAGGCCCACGCCGGTGCCCTCGAAGTCCTCGGCGCGGTGCAGCCGCTGGAAGACGCCGAAGAGTTTGTCCACGTAGCGCGGATCGAAGCCCGCGCCGTTGTCCCGCACGAACACCGCCCACTCGCGCGGCCGCTCCTCCGCCCACACCTCGATCCGCGTGTCCGGCTGGCCGCGCGTGTACTTGAGCGCGTTGGACAGCAGGTTCAGCGTCACCTGGCGCAGCAGGTCGTGATCGCCGGTGACCAGGGGCAGCGGGCCCACGTGCCACGTGACGTGGCGGTCCAGCGCGTCGACCTCCACTTCCGCGCGGGTGGACGCCACGAGCGCCCCGAGGTCCACCACACCGGCCCGCAGGGGCTGCCGGGACGTGCGGGACAGGTCCAGCATCGCGTCGATCAGGGTGTTCATGCGCCCAGCCGCCTCGTCCACCACGTGCAGGTACCGGCTGGCGCGGGCGTCGAGGCGGTCGCCGACGGAACGGCGCAGCAGGTCGTTGAAGCCGCGGATGTGCCGCACGGGCGTGCGCAGGTCGTGCGAGACGCTGTACGTGAACGCCTCGAGTTCCTCGTTGGCGCTGGCGAGCGCCTCGGCCTGCCGGGCGAGCCGCTCGCGCTCACGCGCGAGGGCGTCCACCTGCTCGGTCCGGTCGAGCGCGAGGCTGAGGCTGCCGCCCACCGTCTCGATCACCGTGCGGTCCACCTCTGACCAGCCGACGCGCCCGAAGACCGCCAGTCCGAAGATGCCCCGCACGCCCCGCGACGTCCGCAGGGGCACCATGGCGGTCGCCGTCACGTGCGTCATGTGCGGCGCGAGGTGGTCGGTCGCGGCGTCGTACACGTCCTGGTAGTACGGCTGGCCCGTCTCAGCGGGAACGCGCAGGTTGCCGGTGGTGGCGTGGGGCAGGCCCCGCTCGTGTTCGCGCTGCAGGTCGGCGTTGCCGTACTGGCCGAACATCCCCCGGACGAACCAGCGGTCCCCGTCGCGTTCGTAGTACACGGCGGCGTCCAGGTGGATGAGGCTCCCGAGCCGTTCCTGCGCCCGCCCGATCAGGTCGTCGGGGGACAGGTCGACGGTGAGGTCACGGGTCCAGTCCTCGACGGCCTGCAGGGCGCGGCTGCGGGCGTCGAGCTCCGCGTTGCGGCGCTGCAGGTCCATGGCGAGCCGCGCGGTATGCAGCGCGGACGCGAGTTGATCACGGAACTGGTGCAGGAAGTCGCGGTACGTGTCGTCCAGTGGGCGGCGGGGGTTGAGGCCGACCACGAGCACACCGGGCGGGTCAGGACGGTCCGGTGACGTGAGCGGCAGGATCATCAGGCGGGTCACGGGTTCGGGCCACGGTCCGGCGTGCAGGCCGTCCACGGTCACGACCTGCGCCCCGGTCGCGTGCGGCCCGGCGTGGGCCGCCAGCGTTCCGGCCGCCTGGTCGCCGCGCAGTCCGGCGTGGCGGGTGTGGTGGCCGCCGCGGCCGTCGGGGACGGACAGCCACAGGCACGGCAGGTCGTGCGGGTTGTGACCGGCCGCGTCGGCGGCGGCCAGCGTGACGAGGTCAGGATCGGTGACGCCCAGCAGCGCGGTGGTGAGCGCCGCGAGGGTGCGGGTGCGGCGCGCCGAGAGCACCCGCTCGGTGGTTTCCGTGACGGTGCAGAAGACGCCCTCGACACGCTGCTCGACGGTCACGGGCGTGTAGCTGACGTCGAAGTAGCATTCCTCCAGCGCGACGTGGCGGTGCAGCGGCACCAGCTGGTTCTCGAAGGCGGCGCTCTCGCCGCGCAGCGCCGCCTCGAACATGGCTTCGACCTCGGGGTAGCCGTCCTGACCGAAGATGTCGGCCGTGCGGCGGCCCAGCGCGGCCGGGTGCCGGTCGGTGCCGAGGATGGGGCGGTAGGCGTCGTTGTACAGCGCGATGAGGTCGCCGGTCCACGCGAGGTACATGGGCTGCCGGGACGAGAGCGTGAGGTCCGCGGCCGTGCGCAGCGCCGCGGGCCACGCGCTGAGCGGCCCGAGCGGCGTGGACGCCCAGTCGTAGGTGCGCGTGCGGGCGCCCATCTCACCGCCGTCACGGAAGGGTGTATCGGGTGTGGGGGGCTCGCCGGTCATCGCACTGCCGTCCAGGGTAGCGCGATGACGGCCCGCGGTGATCGTGCCCGGTGCGAATCGGCGCGGCGGGCACGCCGGCGGCTCCCCTGCAGGCGCAGGCCGCGGCCGGCCTGTACGTCTCGAACGGCAAACTGGTCGACGCGAACGGCGTGCCGTTCATCTTCCAGGTCATCAACTTCCCGTACGCCTGGTACACCGACAAGTGGTCGGCCGCCATGGGTCAGATGAAAGCCAGGAACGCCAACAGCGTCCGCATGGTGCTCCACAGTACCCGACACTTTCCGGCGATTTCGTCTGGGACGGCACCAACAGGTGGATCAAGTCACACAGGCGTGATGACTCCCGGCTGAATGACCGGACCAGTTCCCGCAAGCCCATCTTCACCACGCTCCACGCCCGGCGACCATGCGCCTTCTTCGGGCAGTCCAACGTGATCCCGACCAGCACGCACCACGTGTACGTCAACGTCAACAGGCACAGCAGGCGCTCCACGTGATCGTGGAGCGTCATGTGTGTCCCCTCCAGTTGAAAGCCCTTGCTCTTCAGTGCTCTGAAGAGGCATTCGATCAGGAACCTCCGGCGATATCGCGTCTGGATCGTCGTCACTGACCCCGCGTTACTGGCGATGATCAGAGCCTCGCCATCTCGGGTAGTTGGCTGGAACTATGCCCGACAGGAGACGCCCTGCGGCTGTGAGAGCCAGTCCCGCACCTTCCAGACGTGATTGGTCAGCCCGATGGCCATGGCCGGTGTGCGCTGGAGGAACAGCTGACGTCCCTTTGGGACGTCGAGCTTGCTCCGCAGACCCCGGTGAACTCGGCACCAGTTGTAGATCCCCTGCACCAGATGAGCCAGGCTCTCCCGGTGAATCCTCAGCCTCGCGAACGCGAGGCTTTTCCTCGCCAGGTGCGGGTTCATCCGCCGTGCCGTGGCATTCTGACGCTCCACAGCCGAGGTGTTGGGCTTGTGGTACCCCAACCGCTGCAACTCCTCGTTCACGCGAACCTGAGTGCCAGCCGCGATCTCGGTGCGCACGTTCACGACGCGCTTCCCGGAATACTCCTTGATGATCCGGACATGGGCTGCGGAACGCGGGATCCGGTAGGCGGTCTTCGGGAATCGACCACGTGATCCCTGTCTGGCAGGCCGATACGGCCTGCCGAACACTTCAGGGAACAACGTCTGGTACGACAGAAACCCATCGGTGAACAGCACGAGTCCATGCGGATCTGTCAGGCGTGCTCTGGCGTGCATGAGGAGCGACTGGGTCAGAGCCGCAGTGCGCTCGCCGATCTCGCCCTGGATGAGGAACTTGCTGCTGGGATCGATGACGGTCGCGTCCCATACCGCCTCTTTCTTGCGCCCGACGAATCCGTAGCGTTCGTCCGCTTGAATGCTCGTGACCTTCAGGTCACGAGCATTCAGGTCGTGGAGGTGTCGCGCGTGGGTTCCGGCAACGCGGACGATGCGCGCGACCGTGGTGCGGTGACAGCCGACCAGATGGCCCGTGGTGACGAAGCTGTTGCCGTGGGTGACATGTTCGACGACGGCATCAACGGTGTCCTGGGCGCAGCGGGCATTCCAGTAGGGCGTGCCTTTGAGTTCACTGAATTCCGCACTGCACACGGTGCACTTGAGGAGTCGTCGGCGGTGCGGGCCGTATCGTCTGCGGAGCTTGATGGTGCCGCGTTGCGCGTGGTGCTGGGCTGGACAGGCGGGGTTCTGACAGACGAAACGCTCGAGTGGGAGCTCTTTTGAAGACCTGTTGCGCAGTAGCTGAAGGGTCGGCAGGGAGTCGGTCCACGACTCCCTGCTGAGCTGTCCCTGTGCTCAGGGCGTGCAGAGGTGGTGGCGGCGTTGCCAACGGAGATTGATGAGCCCAGCGACACACCCCCACATCACGCCGTGCTGTGAGGTCTGATTCCTGAAAAACTCCTTGCAGACGCGAAATTTCTTGATGCGGCCGATGGCATTCTCAGCGCTGATCCGCACCTTGGAGATCAGCCGATTCAGCTCACGTTGCTCCTTGCTCAACTCGCCGTTCTTCGGTCGTTTGGCGGGCACGATGGTTTCCCAGTCCGGATAGACCTTCTCCATTCCGGTATAGCCCCGGTCTCCCCACAGCCGGACGTGCCTGGGCAGTCGGTTCATCAGTCGGGAACGTCGCAGCACCTTCATGTCGTGGGTGCGACCGCTGGCGGTCGCACTGATGTGCACGATCTGTCCTTCGGGCGTCACCGCCACCTGGGTTTTCAGGGTGTGGGTCCTTTTCTTGACGCTGTAAAAGCGCTTCTTGTCCTTTGGTCGCCCGACCGCCTTCTTGCCGGGGTTCTCCCCCTTCTTCACTTTCGGCTGCCCGCGAGGTTGCTCAGTCCCATCCACGATCACGTCGGTCAGTTCGGGGAAGATATCCAGAAACTCCTCCAGCGAGCGTATTTTCCTCGGGTTCCTGCTCACCCCTCCAGGAGCGTTATCCGGCTCGGCCTGGAGCGTCCGGGGACGGAGGGGAGCAGGCAACGCCTGCTCCAGGACCGGCAGCAGGGCGTGGATGTTCCGGCAGATGTTCGCCGCGTCCAGATCGAACAGGATGCCCAGAACATGCATGGTGAAGTACTGTCGCAGATAGAGCAGCGTCACCAGCAGCCGCTGGCTGAGGTCGAGCTTGAAGGTGTTGCCCGCTCCGATGCGCCGGACCCGTCCGGCGCGGGCAAGGGAGCGGTGATGACTCCGTTCCCACAAGGGCTCCAGTTCAATCAGCAGCTGGTCGAACTCGGCAGGACTCAACCCCACCAGCCGTTCAAAGGACCGCCCCCTGGATTTCAGCTTCTCAAGCCGCAACACCCTTGAACCTACCTGCTCCGACCTCTACTGCGCAACAGGTCTTGACCACCACGGCCGGGTCTGGCAGCACCGCCAGCGTGCTGCCGGACTGCAGCAGCGCCGCCAGCGTCAGCGCGCCCGTCAGGGCCGCGGCAGCACTCAGCGCGGCCGGCCACCAGCGGCGCCGCGGCGTGCGCGCGGGCTCCGCCGCGGTGGGCCGCGCGGCGGCCAGGATCACCTCCCGCAGTGCCGGGGGCGGCGGCGCAGCCGGCGTGGCCTCCAGCAGCGCCTCCTGCAGCGCCTGCAGGAGCCGCAGGTCGGCCTGACAGGCTTCGCAGCTGCGCAGGTGCGCCTCCTGCGCGGCCGTCAACGCCTCGCCCCGCGCCACGTACGCGTCCAGGTGTTCGGTCATGATGCCGCAGTCCGTCAGTCCAGCCACGCGCCGCCCTCCTCTCCCAGGTGACGTTTGAGATGCTTCAGGGCGTAACTCAGTCGACTCTTGACCGTCCCGACCGGCACGTCCATCGCCCGCGCGATCTCCTCACGGGACTCCCCGCGCAGGTAAGCGCGCTCCACCGTCTCCCGGTGCGCGCCCGACAGTCCGGACAGCGCCGCGTGCACGCAGTCCCGGCGCGCGCGGTCCTCACTGAGCCGCGCCAGGCTGGGCCGCCCGTCCGGCAGGGGCAGGGTCACGCCGTCCTCCCCGTGCAGAGGAACGGTGACACGCGCGCCCCGCAGCCGGTCCAGCGCCCGCGACCGCGCCATGACCAGCAGGTACGCGCGCAGCCCGGCCCGCGCCGGATCGAACGCCTCCGGTCGGTCCCACAGGCGCACGAACACGTCCTGGTGCACCTCCTGCGCCGTCGCGTGATCCAGCAGGTGCACCAGCACGCCGAACACGGCGGCCGCGTGCGCGTCGTAGATCTCCGCCAGGGCCGCCTCGTCCCGCCGGACCAGTCGGCCCGCCAGCGCCGCGTCCAGCACGGCCACGGCCGCCCGGAGGTTCAACGGGTGCCGGAACCGGCGGGCAGGTCCCTCCGGGTGTGGTCCGGCCCCGGAGGGCTCCGCTCCGCCATCCTCACGGGTGCCGGTCGAGCGGCCGACGCGGCGCCCCGCCGCCCGCGGGGTCTTCATCCAGGCGTCATCTGACGCTTCCATACAGTGGCGACCTGTCCGCGCGGACTATAACGGGGCATGAAGAGCGTCAATCCAGCCACGGGCGAGACCCTCGCCACCTACGAGGACCACACCGCCGAGCAGGTGCAGGCCGCCATCACCGCCGCGCACGCCGCCTACGCGGAGTACCGCCGCACCTCCTTCGAGCAGCGCCGCGCGTGGATGAACGCCGCCGCCGACGTGCTCGAACGCCGCGCCGGGGAGCTCGCGCTGCTCGCCACGCGCGAGATGGGCAAGACCCTCGAAGCCGCGCGGCAGGAAGTCCTGAAGTGCGCGTCCGCCTGCCGGTACTACGCCGAGCACGCCGCGTCGTTCCTGGCGCCCGAGCCCGTCAGGACCGACGCGGACGAGGCCTACGTCACGTACCAGCCGCTGGGCGTGGTGCTGGCCGTCATGCCGTGGAACTTCCCGTTCTGGCAGGCGTTCCGGTTCATCGCGCCGACCCTGATGGCCGGGAACACCGGGCTGCTCAAGCACGCCAGCAACGTGCCCGGCTGCGCCCTGGCCATCGAGGATGTGCTGCGCGAGGCGGGCTTCCCGGCGGGTGTGTTCACGACCCTCCTGATCGGCAGCCGCGAGGTCGAGGCCGTCCTGAAAGACCCGCGCGTCACCGCCGTGAGCCTGACCGGATCCGAGGGTGCCGGGCGGGCCGTGTCCGCCACCGCCGGAGGCGAACTCAAACCCGCGGTGATGGAACTGGGCGGCTCGGACCCGTTCATCGTGATGCCCAGCGCCGACCTCGACCTCGCCGCGAAGACCGCCGTGACCGCCCGCACCATCAACAACGGCCAGAGCTGCATCGCCGCCAAACGCTTCATCGTGCACGCCGACGTGTACGACGCCTTCACGGACGCGTTCGTCGCGGGCCTGCGTGCCCTGAAGGTCGGGAATCCCGAACTGGACGGCACCGACGTCGGCCCGCTCGCCACGCCGCAGATCCGCGAGGACATCCACACGCAGGTGCAGGACGCCGTCGGCAAAGGCGCGCGGGTCCGCGTCGGCGGGCAGGTGCCGCAGGGCCCAGGGAACTACTACCCGGTCACCGCCCTGGACGGGCTGACCCCCGACATGGCCGTGTGGCGGGAGGAGACCTTCGGGCCGGTCGCGCTGATCTTCCGCGTGCACAGCCTGGACGAGGCGGTCGAACTGGCGAACACCACCACCTTCGGGCTGGGCAGCAGCGCCTGGACGACCGACGCGGCCGAACGGGACCGCTTCGTCGCGGACCTCGAGGCGGGGTCGGTGTTCATCAACTCGATGGTCGCCAGCGACCCGCGCCTGCCGTTCGGCGGCGTGAAGAACAGCGGCTTCGGGCGTGAACTGGGCCGGTACGGCATCCTGCAGTTCGTGAACATCAAGAGCGTGTCCATCGGCGCGCCCGGCGGCGCCCACCACAGCAAGACCGAATGACCCGGATCGGGCGGCCCGCGCCTCAGGCCGCCCCAGGCCGGGCAGCCCGTGAGTCCCACCGGCGAGGCCGGGCGAGTGTGCGGCTGCCGCGGTCTCCCCGCGTCCCGCGCTGACCCTCGCACCGGCACTCCCGGGCCACGGTCGACCGTGAGCGGACCCGCCGATCACCCGCGCGGCTCAGCGGCATGATCTGGGGACCGCCATGCTCACACCCTCGCAACTTCAACTGCTGTCCTGGCTCAGCCTGTGCAGCCTGGTCGAACGCACCAGCGTGACGGGGCGCCGCGCAGACACGGAGACGTGCGTGGCCGGGAGCGTCGTCACCGACCACGACCTGGACACCCTGGAGGGCCGCGCCCTGACCGAACTGCTGAGCACCTGGCAGATCGGGCCGGTCGAGTACCGCCGGTACGGGCTGACGGGCTTCGGGCTCAGCGTGCTGCACGCCCACCAGGGCCTCGGTCCCAGATGGACGCGCGGCGCGCCAACGGCTCATACGGATTCCGTTTGTTTCGTTGACAGATCGGAACACCACCGATCTGTCAACTCCACGTCCGGAACCCGTTTCTCTCCTGCTCGCTCCGCTCGGGTTGAAAGTTTTTGCAAACCTTTCAACCGGAGTCCGTATCATACGGGATTCAAGTGATTCCACATCATTCGGAGTCGCCCGGTGGCCCCCTCACCCTTCCGTCGCTTCGCGCCTCCCTCCCTCTCTGCTGCGCAGCTCTCCGAGTCCCACAGGGGGAGAGGGGACAACGGAGCGTGTTCAAGTCGGAAGCAAGTCAATTTCATCCCGTATCAGAACGCGGGAACGACGGCGCCCTTGTAGGTGTTCAGGATGAAGGTGCGCGTGGCGGGGCTGCGCAGCGCGGCCACGAGTTTGAGGTAGTCAGGGTTCTTCAGCGTGGCGGGCTTGGCGGCCAGCAGGTTCGCGTAGGGACTGCTCGCGCCTTCGAGGGTCAGGGCGTCCTTGAGTGGGTTGAGCCCGGCGTCCAGCGCGTAGTTGGTGTTGATGATCGCGGCGTCCACGTCCGCGAGGGTGCGCGGGAGTTGCGCGGCGTCGATCTCGCGGAACTTCAGGCGTTTGACGTTGCTGGTGATGTCCAGCGCGGTCGCGGCCGTGCCGACGCCGGCCTTGAGGCGGATCAGTCCGGTGCGTTCGAGGAGCAGCAGCGCGCGGGCGCCGTTGCTGGGATCGTTGGGGATGGCGACGGTGGCGCCCCGGCGCAGCTCGGTCACCTGCGTGACGCGGCGCGAGTACAGGCCCAGGGGGGGCAGGTAGATCCTGCGGACCGGCACGATGTTCAGCGGGCGGTTTTGCTGGAAGGCGTTCAGGTACGGGACGTGCTGGAAGAGGTTGGCGTCCAGCGCGCCCTCGCCGAGGGCCACGTTGGGCTGCACGTAGTCGCTGAATTCCCGGATGACCAGCGTGACGCCCTGCCGGGCCAGGATGGGTTTGACGAAGGTCAGCAGTTCCCCGGCGGGGACGGGCGTGGCGCCCACGCGCAGGGTGCCGGCCGAGGCGGTGGAGACGAGCAGCAGGGTGCCGAGCAGGGCTGTAGAACGCATGATTGAACTCCTTGGGGGGTGCGGGGGTCAGCGGTGGTCGCTGCGGGTGGCGGCGCGGTCGCCGGCCCACCGCGTGAGTTGCACGAGCACGAGCAGCGCGGCGACGGTGGCGAACATCACGCCGGTCTCGAAGCGCTGGTAGCCGTAGCGGATGGCGAGGTCACCCAGGCCGCCGCCGCCGATCGCGCCCGCCATGGCGCTGTAGCCGATCAGGCTGACGACCATGACGGTGAACGCGTGGATCAGCGCGGGCCGCGCCTCGGGCAGCAGCACCTTGAAGCCCGTCTGCGCGGTGGTGGCACCCGTGGCGCGCGCGGCGTCCACCACGCCGTGCGGGACGTCTTTCAGGGCGCCGTCGACGAGGCGGGCGACGAAGGGAATGGCCGCGACGGTCAGCGGGACGATGGCGGCGGTGGCGCCGATGCTCGTGCCGGTGATCAGGCGCGTGAAGGGAATCAGCAGGACCAGCAGGATGATGAACGGCAGGCTGCGGCCCACGTTGACGACCGCGTCGAGTGCCCGGAACAGGGGTGGCAGCGGGTGCAGGCCGCCCGGGCGGGTGAGGGTGAGGAGCACGCCCAGCGCCGTGCCGAGCAGCTGCGCGCACAGCGCGGCGGGCACGACCATCCAGAGGGTATCCAGCGTGCCCTGGGCCAGCAGGGGCCAGAGGGTCTCCCAGGTCATGCGGGCACCGCCCCGGGCTGCGGCGCGGCCTCCGTAGCCGGCGCGGCGAGCCAGACGTCCACGCCCTGCGGGTGCGGCTCGGCCTGCACGAGGCGCGCGCCGCTGCGGGCCAGGGCCGCGAGCGTGCCGGCCGTCAGGTCCGGCAGCGTCACGCGCCGCAGCGTCTCGCCCGGTGCGAGCGTCACCTGCGGGCGGTGCGCGTCGAGCAGGGCGCGGGTGGCCGTGTGCCGCGGGTCGCGCAGCACGGCCCCCGTCTCGCCGCTTTCCACGAGCTGCCCGCCTTCGAGGACGGCCACGTGGGTGGTCACGGCCCGCACGACCTCGAGCTGGTGCGTGACGATCACCAGGGTGAGGTCCCGCTCGCGCTGCAATTCCAGCAGCAGCTGCAGGATGCCGGCGCTCGTCTCGGGATCGAGGGCGCTGGTGGCCTCGTCGGCGAGCAGCAGGTCCGGCGCGGTGACGAGCGCGCG
This is a stretch of genomic DNA from Deinococcus grandis. It encodes these proteins:
- a CDS encoding ArsR/SmtB family transcription factor, coding for MTSLTSPVLDQLKALAQDTRYALIRHLAPGERCVCDLEALLNLPQSKVSYHLGVLRDAGLVTAEQRGKNMYYALNRAALYRLGGDLLVDLLPDQTALTHQVKSVC
- a CDS encoding PAS domain-containing sensor histidine kinase; the encoded protein is MTGEPPTPDTPFRDGGEMGARTRTYDWASTPLGPLSAWPAALRTAADLTLSSRQPMYLAWTGDLIALYNDAYRPILGTDRHPAALGRRTADIFGQDGYPEVEAMFEAALRGESAAFENQLVPLHRHVALEECYFDVSYTPVTVEQRVEGVFCTVTETTERVLSARRTRTLAALTTALLGVTDPDLVTLAAADAAGHNPHDLPCLWLSVPDGRGGHHTRHAGLRGDQAAGTLAAHAGPHATGAQVVTVDGLHAGPWPEPVTRLMILPLTSPDRPDPPGVLVVGLNPRRPLDDTYRDFLHQFRDQLASALHTARLAMDLQRRNAELDARSRALQAVEDWTRDLTVDLSPDDLIGRAQERLGSLIHLDAAVYYERDGDRWFVRGMFGQYGNADLQREHERGLPHATTGNLRVPAETGQPYYQDVYDAATDHLAPHMTHVTATAMVPLRTSRGVRGIFGLAVFGRVGWSEVDRTVIETVGGSLSLALDRTEQVDALARERERLARQAEALASANEELEAFTYSVSHDLRTPVRHIRGFNDLLRRSVGDRLDARASRYLHVVDEAAGRMNTLIDAMLDLSRTSRQPLRAGVVDLGALVASTRAEVEVDALDRHVTWHVGPLPLVTGDHDLLRQVTLNLLSNALKYTRGQPDTRIEVWAEERPREWAVFVRDNGAGFDPRYVDKLFGVFQRLHRAEDFEGTGVGLANVRRIVIRHGGQVSAQGRPGEGATFGFTLPRTP
- a CDS encoding methionine ABC transporter ATP-binding protein, with amino-acid sequence MPDPHAPDVLAFQNVCKTYPGQPRPALDDLTLRVPRGSRMGIIGRSGAGKSTLVRLLSGLDTPDAGELRVRGEVLGPATRAAHQARTGLVFQQFNLLAQRTVLRNVTLPLELRGVPRARRDALAREQLGLVGLGDYAGRYPAQLSGGQKQRVGIARALVTAPDLLLADEATSALDPETSAGILQLLLELQRERDLTLVIVTHQLEVVRAVTTHVAVLEGGQLVESGETGAVLRDPRHTATRALLDAHRPQVTLAPGETLRRVTLPDLTAGTLAALARSGARLVQAEPHPQGVDVWLAAPATEAAPQPGAVPA
- a CDS encoding transposase family protein, with amino-acid sequence MRLEKLKSRGRSFERLVGLSPAEFDQLLIELEPLWERSHHRSLARAGRVRRIGAGNTFKLDLSQRLLVTLLYLRQYFTMHVLGILFDLDAANICRNIHALLPVLEQALPAPLRPRTLQAEPDNAPGGVSRNPRKIRSLEEFLDIFPELTDVIVDGTEQPRGQPKVKKGENPGKKAVGRPKDKKRFYSVKKRTHTLKTQVAVTPEGQIVHISATASGRTHDMKVLRRSRLMNRLPRHVRLWGDRGYTGMEKVYPDWETIVPAKRPKNGELSKEQRELNRLISKVRISAENAIGRIKKFRVCKEFFRNQTSQHGVMWGCVAGLINLRWQRRHHLCTP
- a CDS encoding arsenate reductase ArsC, encoding MPRVLILCTHNSARSQMAEALTRDAARRLGVDLDVHSAGTEATRVKDDAKTVMAELGLDLSTHTSKTLWDVPDPQNFDYVITVCDSAAEACPAYPGQTTRRHYPFVDPSGGSLDRWRAVRDQQRAQFGAFVQALKDGRDVPPTYEDSPAVPVA
- a CDS encoding MetQ/NlpA family ABC transporter substrate-binding protein, with the protein product MRSTALLGTLLLVSTASAGTLRVGATPVPAGELLTFVKPILARQGVTLVIREFSDYVQPNVALGEGALDANLFQHVPYLNAFQQNRPLNIVPVRRIYLPPLGLYSRRVTQVTELRRGATVAIPNDPSNGARALLLLERTGLIRLKAGVGTAATALDITSNVKRLKFREIDAAQLPRTLADVDAAIINTNYALDAGLNPLKDALTLEGASSPYANLLAAKPATLKNPDYLKLVAALRSPATRTFILNTYKGAVVPAF
- a CDS encoding NAD-dependent succinate-semialdehyde dehydrogenase, whose protein sequence is MKSVNPATGETLATYEDHTAEQVQAAITAAHAAYAEYRRTSFEQRRAWMNAAADVLERRAGELALLATREMGKTLEAARQEVLKCASACRYYAEHAASFLAPEPVRTDADEAYVTYQPLGVVLAVMPWNFPFWQAFRFIAPTLMAGNTGLLKHASNVPGCALAIEDVLREAGFPAGVFTTLLIGSREVEAVLKDPRVTAVSLTGSEGAGRAVSATAGGELKPAVMELGGSDPFIVMPSADLDLAAKTAVTARTINNGQSCIAAKRFIVHADVYDAFTDAFVAGLRALKVGNPELDGTDVGPLATPQIREDIHTQVQDAVGKGARVRVGGQVPQGPGNYYPVTALDGLTPDMAVWREETFGPVALIFRVHSLDEAVELANTTTFGLGSSAWTTDAAERDRFVADLEAGSVFINSMVASDPRLPFGGVKNSGFGRELGRYGILQFVNIKSVSIGAPGGAHHSKTE
- a CDS encoding methionine ABC transporter permease is translated as MTWETLWPLLAQGTLDTLWMVVPAALCAQLLGTALGVLLTLTRPGGLHPLPPLFRALDAVVNVGRSLPFIILLVLLIPFTRLITGTSIGATAAIVPLTVAAIPFVARLVDGALKDVPHGVVDAARATGATTAQTGFKVLLPEARPALIHAFTVMVVSLIGYSAMAGAIGGGGLGDLAIRYGYQRFETGVMFATVAALLVLVQLTRWAGDRAATRSDHR
- a CDS encoding RNA polymerase sigma factor — protein: MAVLDAALAGRLVRRDEAALAEIYDAHAAAVFGVLVHLLDHATAQEVHQDVFVRLWDRPEAFDPARAGLRAYLLVMARSRALDRLRGARVTVPLHGEDGVTLPLPDGRPSLARLSEDRARRDCVHAALSGLSGAHRETVERAYLRGESREEIARAMDVPVGTVKSRLSYALKHLKRHLGEEGGAWLD
- a CDS encoding IS1 family transposase → MRNRSSKELPLERFVCQNPACPAQHHAQRGTIKLRRRYGPHRRRLLKCTVCSAEFSELKGTPYWNARCAQDTVDAVVEHVTHGNSFVTTGHLVGCHRTTVARIVRVAGTHARHLHDLNARDLKVTSIQADERYGFVGRKKEAVWDATVIDPSSKFLIQGEIGERTAALTQSLLMHARARLTDPHGLVLFTDGFLSYQTLFPEVFGRPYRPARQGSRGRFPKTAYRIPRSAAHVRIIKEYSGKRVVNVRTEIAAGTQVRVNEELQRLGYHKPNTSAVERQNATARRMNPHLARKSLAFARLRIHRESLAHLVQGIYNWCRVHRGLRSKLDVPKGRQLFLQRTPAMAIGLTNHVWKVRDWLSQPQGVSCRA